One window from the genome of Thermaerobacter marianensis DSM 12885 encodes:
- the pdxA gene encoding 4-hydroxythreonine-4-phosphate dehydrogenase PdxA → MTTESQIPTPAAGRPLVAITLGDPAGIGPEIVVKALADPEVYRVLRPLVIGDRGAVERARALVPGAPAVRVVADPAHGAYTPGTLDLVDLANVPAGLALGRVQAEAGRAAYQFIERAVAWALAGQVDAVATAPIHKEALRAAGVPHIGHTEIFAELTGSPDPLTMFEVAGIRIFFLTRHVSLRQALDLVRKERIVTTARAALGHLRSLGIAEPRLAVAALNPHAGDGGLLGREEIEEIAPAVEALQQEGHRVAGPVPADSVFHLARQGAFDAVLSLYHDQGHIAAKSMDFEGTVSVTLGLPFIRTSVDHGTAFDIAGTGKASAVSMKQAILAAGRLAGLRAGLTRAAGRPAAQQNGTAGRHAGQPAAARHGAGSSRSEEPAPAERGA, encoded by the coding sequence ATGACGACAGAATCCCAGATCCCCACGCCCGCCGCCGGGCGGCCCCTGGTGGCCATCACCCTGGGCGACCCCGCCGGCATTGGACCGGAGATCGTGGTCAAGGCGCTGGCGGACCCCGAGGTCTACCGGGTGCTGCGGCCCCTGGTCATCGGCGACCGCGGGGCGGTGGAGCGGGCCCGCGCCCTGGTGCCGGGCGCCCCGGCGGTGCGGGTGGTGGCGGACCCGGCCCATGGCGCCTACACCCCGGGCACCCTGGACCTGGTCGACCTGGCCAACGTGCCCGCCGGCTTGGCCCTGGGCCGGGTCCAGGCCGAGGCGGGGCGCGCCGCCTACCAGTTCATCGAGCGGGCGGTGGCCTGGGCCCTGGCCGGCCAGGTGGACGCCGTGGCCACGGCCCCCATCCACAAGGAGGCCCTGCGGGCGGCGGGCGTCCCCCACATCGGTCACACGGAGATCTTCGCCGAGCTGACGGGCTCTCCCGACCCCCTGACCATGTTCGAGGTGGCGGGGATCCGCATCTTCTTCCTGACGCGCCACGTCTCCCTGCGCCAGGCGCTGGACCTGGTGCGGAAGGAGCGGATCGTGACCACGGCACGGGCCGCCCTGGGGCACCTGCGGTCCCTGGGCATCGCCGAGCCGCGGCTGGCCGTGGCGGCCCTGAACCCCCATGCCGGAGACGGCGGCCTGCTGGGCCGGGAGGAGATCGAGGAGATCGCCCCGGCCGTGGAGGCGCTGCAGCAGGAGGGCCACCGGGTGGCCGGGCCGGTGCCGGCCGACTCGGTGTTCCACCTGGCGCGGCAGGGCGCCTTCGACGCGGTGCTGTCCCTCTACCACGACCAGGGCCACATCGCCGCCAAGAGCATGGACTTCGAGGGCACCGTCAGCGTGACCCTGGGCCTGCCGTTCATCCGCACGTCGGTGGACCACGGCACGGCCTTCGACATCGCGGGCACCGGCAAGGCCAGCGCCGTCAGCATGAAGCAAGCCATCCTCGCCGCCGGCCGGCTGGCCGGGCTGCGGGCCGGGCTAACCCGTGCGGCCGGACGACCGGCCGCGCAGCAGAACGGTACGGCCGGGCGACACGCCGGGCAGCCGGCGGCGGCGCGTCACGGGGCCGGTTCGTCCCGCTCGGAGGAACCGGCGCCCGCCGAGAGGGGAGCGTGA
- a CDS encoding DeoR/GlpR family DNA-binding transcription regulator, which yields MLAEERRRQVLQWLEEEGRVQVTEVARRLAVSPMTVRRDLERLEADGLLVRTHGGALPVGVTTPRELPYASKRARQVEAKRKIGRLAASLVRAGETVILDAGSTTLEIARHLPPRITLKVVTNDLLIARELADREGIDVYLTGGQVRQGVYSLQGPETEAYLRATHVDRAFLGADGVDAVYGLSTTNRQKAPVKQAMLAAAERTYVVADHSKLGRRAFARFAGIGEVGALICDDQARDACASQLAALEEAGLEVLLAT from the coding sequence ATGCTGGCCGAGGAACGGCGTCGCCAGGTGTTGCAATGGCTGGAGGAAGAGGGGCGCGTCCAGGTGACCGAGGTCGCCCGGCGGCTCGCCGTCTCGCCGATGACGGTGCGGCGGGACCTGGAGCGGCTGGAGGCCGACGGACTGCTGGTCCGCACCCACGGCGGCGCCCTGCCCGTGGGCGTCACGACGCCGCGGGAGCTTCCGTACGCCTCCAAGCGCGCCCGCCAGGTGGAGGCCAAGCGGAAGATCGGGCGACTGGCGGCGAGCCTGGTGCGGGCGGGGGAGACGGTGATCCTGGACGCCGGCTCGACCACCCTGGAGATCGCCCGCCACCTGCCGCCCCGCATCACCCTGAAGGTCGTGACCAACGACCTGCTCATCGCCCGGGAACTGGCGGACCGCGAGGGGATCGACGTCTACCTGACCGGCGGGCAGGTGCGGCAGGGCGTCTATAGCCTCCAGGGTCCCGAGACCGAGGCCTACCTGCGCGCCACCCACGTGGACCGTGCCTTTCTGGGCGCCGACGGCGTCGACGCCGTCTACGGCCTGTCGACCACCAACCGGCAGAAGGCTCCCGTCAAGCAGGCGATGCTCGCCGCCGCCGAGCGGACCTATGTGGTGGCCGACCACAGCAAGCTGGGGCGGCGGGCCTTCGCCCGGTTCGCCGGCATCGGCGAGGTGGGGGCCCTGATCTGCGACGACCAGGCCCGGGACGCCTGCGCCTCCCAGCTGGCGGCCCTGGAGGAAGCGGGCCTGGAGGTCTTGCTGGCGACGTGA
- a CDS encoding four-carbon acid sugar kinase family protein, with product MFGLVADDVTGANATAARVAARAGIAGRVLLDAAAPGPLQRPAETGGGGAPALWVVPTHSRAVEPAEARRRVREAVAALRRAGCRHFGKRIDSTLRGNLGAELAGALDALPDHLAVVVAAFPASGRATVGGRLRVHGAPLLATEAARDPITPVTDDHVARLLAAQSGLAVTYLPPGPAGYDGRLPAQLAQLHRSGSRVVVLDAARDEDIEAIAALVARVPVPVLAVDPGPFFAAWVAWQLGRCSPDPVAPLPAAGPWLVVAGSLTALTDRQLDALTRRWPVPRLHAPLDDLLADPKGCAAALLPQAAASLQRWGLAIVETDRRRVVATEGETAAVRGAAAAPGAAAGGTVTGREAAAAGGAVAGPGATAVAGTAAHRVARHLATLAASLVDRLPDLAGLVLTGGDTAAAVAAALGATSLRITGELAPLVAGGSLEGGRRPGLAVITKGGLVGDEDLLVRLLEPRVRPAAAAAAAAAGAAGSSASETGPAGRKAAGRNAAGF from the coding sequence ATGTTTGGGCTGGTGGCGGACGACGTGACGGGGGCCAACGCCACCGCGGCCCGGGTGGCGGCGCGGGCCGGCATCGCGGGCCGGGTGCTGCTGGACGCCGCGGCGCCCGGCCCGCTGCAGCGCCCGGCGGAGACGGGCGGGGGCGGCGCACCCGCTCTCTGGGTGGTCCCCACCCACTCCCGGGCGGTGGAACCGGCCGAGGCGCGCCGGCGGGTGCGGGAGGCCGTGGCGGCCCTGCGCCGCGCGGGGTGCCGCCACTTCGGCAAGCGGATCGACAGTACCCTGCGCGGCAACCTGGGGGCCGAGCTGGCCGGCGCCCTCGATGCCCTGCCCGATCACCTGGCGGTGGTGGTGGCCGCCTTCCCCGCCTCCGGCCGGGCCACCGTGGGCGGCCGGCTGCGGGTCCACGGCGCGCCGCTTCTGGCCACCGAGGCCGCCCGCGATCCCATCACCCCGGTGACGGACGACCACGTGGCCCGGCTGCTGGCCGCCCAGAGCGGCCTGGCCGTCACCTACCTGCCGCCCGGTCCCGCGGGCTACGACGGCCGCCTGCCCGCGCAGCTGGCCCAGCTCCACCGTTCGGGCAGCCGTGTCGTCGTCCTGGATGCCGCCCGGGACGAGGACATCGAGGCCATCGCGGCCCTGGTGGCCCGCGTCCCCGTCCCCGTGCTGGCCGTGGATCCGGGGCCCTTCTTCGCCGCCTGGGTGGCCTGGCAGCTGGGCCGCTGCAGCCCGGACCCGGTCGCCCCGCTGCCTGCCGCCGGTCCGTGGCTGGTGGTGGCCGGGAGCCTCACGGCCCTGACGGACCGGCAGCTGGACGCCCTGACCCGCCGCTGGCCCGTCCCCCGGCTCCACGCCCCCCTGGACGACCTGCTGGCCGACCCAAAGGGGTGCGCGGCCGCCCTGCTGCCCCAGGCGGCCGCATCCCTGCAACGGTGGGGGCTCGCCATCGTCGAGACCGACCGCCGGCGGGTGGTCGCCACAGAGGGTGAAACCGCCGCGGTGCGTGGCGCGGCTGCAGCGCCCGGCGCCGCAGCGGGCGGTACGGTCACGGGACGCGAGGCGGCCGCGGCGGGCGGTGCGGTGGCGGGGCCCGGTGCCACGGCGGTGGCCGGCACCGCCGCCCACCGGGTGGCCCGGCATCTGGCGACCCTCGCCGCCAGCCTGGTGGACCGCCTCCCGGACCTGGCCGGGCTGGTCCTCACCGGGGGTGATACGGCGGCCGCCGTCGCCGCCGCGCTGGGCGCCACGTCCCTGCGCATCACCGGCGAACTGGCGCCCCTGGTGGCGGGCGGGTCCCTGGAGGGAGGCCGCCGGCCGGGGCTGGCGGTGATCACCAAGGGCGGGCTGGTGGGCGACGAGGACCTGCTGGTCCGGCTGCTGGAGCCACGGGTGCGGCCGGCGGCGGCAGCAGCGGCCGCGGCGGCCGGTGCCGCCGGTTCATCCGCGTCCGAGACCGGACCCGCCGGGCGCAAGGCGGCCGGCCGGAACGCGGCCGGATTTTGA
- a CDS encoding GntP family permease, whose product MHANGTQMVLGLVLGVAVLIFMVLRTKIHTFLALIAAAALTGLVGGMAPADLAQAITQGFGNTLASIGIVIGFGVMLGRILEVTGAAQRMALTFLRLFGRGREEWALGATGAVVSIPIFCDSGFVILSPLARALAREAGKPTVGLGVALAAGLMATHHLVPPTPGPLAAAGTFGVDLGLMIFWGLVIAIPVYVVTMLYARWLGRWAAARGITVETGVARQGAAGSASAAAALPPITGGSDAAVTAGTSAAGWAGGVAAGPAGGAGGEAELPSAWRAFAPIVVPVLLIFLNTTLSAVGAQGPVANYLIFLGNPVIAVAIGLLLAVYGLMGRAPREEVLRRVEEGVASAGIIILVTGAGGALGNVLRASGTGDFIAQQIAQMPLPPLLLPFLVATLVRLVQGSGTVAIVTAASITAPILASLDVAPVMAAQAAAVGSMVFSYFNDSYFWVINRTLGITDVKTQILTWSVPSTLGWLTGLVTLLVVNGLFF is encoded by the coding sequence ATGCATGCCAACGGAACCCAGATGGTGCTGGGACTGGTCCTGGGCGTGGCCGTTCTGATCTTCATGGTCCTGCGGACCAAGATCCACACCTTCCTGGCGCTGATCGCCGCCGCGGCCCTGACGGGGCTGGTGGGCGGGATGGCACCGGCCGACCTGGCCCAGGCCATCACCCAGGGCTTCGGCAACACCCTGGCCAGCATCGGCATCGTCATCGGCTTCGGCGTGATGCTGGGGCGCATCCTGGAGGTGACCGGCGCGGCCCAGCGCATGGCCCTGACCTTCCTGCGGCTGTTCGGGCGCGGGCGCGAGGAGTGGGCGCTGGGGGCGACCGGCGCCGTGGTGTCGATCCCCATCTTCTGTGATTCGGGGTTCGTGATCCTCTCGCCCCTGGCGCGGGCGCTGGCCCGGGAGGCCGGCAAGCCGACCGTGGGCCTGGGCGTCGCCCTGGCGGCGGGCCTGATGGCGACCCACCACCTGGTGCCGCCGACGCCGGGTCCGCTGGCCGCGGCGGGCACCTTCGGCGTCGACCTGGGACTGATGATTTTCTGGGGGCTGGTGATCGCCATCCCCGTCTACGTCGTGACCATGCTCTACGCCCGCTGGCTCGGCCGGTGGGCGGCCGCCCGGGGCATCACCGTGGAGACCGGCGTGGCGCGGCAGGGCGCGGCCGGGTCCGCCTCTGCGGCCGCCGCTTTGCCGCCCATCACCGGCGGCTCCGATGCGGCCGTGACGGCGGGCACTAGCGCGGCGGGCTGGGCCGGCGGGGTCGCCGCGGGGCCGGCGGGCGGCGCCGGCGGCGAGGCCGAGCTGCCCAGCGCCTGGCGGGCCTTCGCACCCATCGTGGTACCGGTGTTGTTGATCTTCCTGAATACCACCCTGTCGGCGGTGGGCGCCCAGGGGCCCGTGGCGAACTATCTGATCTTCCTCGGCAACCCGGTGATCGCCGTGGCCATCGGCCTGCTGCTGGCGGTGTACGGCCTGATGGGGCGTGCGCCGCGGGAGGAAGTCCTCCGCCGGGTCGAGGAGGGCGTGGCGTCGGCCGGCATCATCATCCTGGTCACCGGCGCGGGCGGCGCCCTGGGCAACGTGCTGCGGGCCAGCGGCACCGGCGACTTCATCGCCCAGCAGATCGCCCAGATGCCCCTGCCGCCCCTGCTCCTGCCCTTCCTGGTGGCGACCCTGGTGCGCCTGGTCCAGGGCAGCGGCACCGTGGCCATCGTGACGGCGGCGTCCATCACCGCGCCGATCCTGGCGTCCCTGGACGTGGCCCCGGTCATGGCGGCCCAGGCGGCGGCCGTGGGGTCGATGGTCTTCTCCTACTTCAACGACAGCTACTTCTGGGTGATCAACCGCACCCTGGGCATCACGGACGTGAAGACCCAGATCCTCACCTGGTCGGTGCCGTCGACCCTGGGCTGGCTGACGGGCCTGGTCACGCTGCTGGTGGTCAACGGCCTGTTCTTCTGA
- a CDS encoding glycosyltransferase family 9 protein: protein MPRRRELQPSWSLEAGSATATAGGPARLRDGGVAAADVLVVLLCPLGDTLFATPALRALRRRFPRARITALCWTSNEPLLRYNPHVDQVVACPGAWDLAVSTVRMLDRRFDVGVGLSHFGSWVTPFFRARVRVGFHGLGLARLRSGAPRRRLRRRLRRPGNGWAVPREWRWAAAARRRWGWAAAPGGRASGLASWFFGRGRDRELHAVEYCLEVVARLGCVPCGLEMELVTGPDERRRAAALLEDFTGPGPVVAFHPGADHFPAKRWPAERFARLADELAERYGARIVLVGGPGDAALAEAVGRQVRRAAVLNLAGRLALLETAAVLERADLMVGNDSGPLHMAAAVGTPVVALFGPSEPRHFAPLGAHHRVLVGTCRRGRRCIRWLNGPLAYLQAAECRCGAMATISVEAVAAAAGELLQSRRAATGGGGRDAGAGGAGTGAAGAGAGGRQDGPVASSEPPEGGALAAAGGERSGSGCHGPELLHDAERRDPERRGPEPRGPERDDPDLAPRVLPGAVVPGPEAGDEGGTGP, encoded by the coding sequence ATGCCGAGACGCCGGGAGCTGCAGCCCAGTTGGAGCCTGGAGGCGGGTTCCGCCACGGCCACCGCCGGCGGCCCCGCCCGGCTGCGGGACGGGGGCGTGGCCGCGGCGGACGTCCTGGTGGTGCTTTTGTGCCCGCTGGGCGACACGCTCTTCGCCACCCCCGCCCTGCGCGCCCTGCGCCGGCGCTTCCCCCGGGCTCGCATCACCGCCCTGTGCTGGACCTCCAACGAGCCGCTGCTGCGCTACAACCCCCACGTGGACCAGGTGGTGGCCTGTCCGGGCGCCTGGGATCTGGCCGTGTCCACGGTGCGCATGCTGGACCGGCGATTCGACGTGGGCGTCGGCCTCTCCCACTTCGGCAGCTGGGTCACGCCCTTCTTCCGCGCCCGGGTGCGGGTGGGCTTCCACGGGCTCGGCTTGGCCCGGCTCCGCTCCGGGGCCCCTCGCCGCCGGTTGCGGCGCAGGCTGCGACGCCCGGGCAACGGCTGGGCCGTGCCTCGGGAGTGGCGATGGGCCGCGGCGGCCCGCCGCCGCTGGGGGTGGGCGGCGGCGCCCGGCGGGCGGGCCAGCGGGTTGGCAAGCTGGTTTTTTGGCCGGGGCCGCGACCGGGAGCTCCACGCCGTCGAGTACTGCCTTGAGGTGGTGGCCCGGCTGGGCTGTGTGCCCTGCGGCCTGGAGATGGAGCTGGTCACCGGGCCGGACGAACGCCGCCGCGCCGCGGCCCTGCTGGAGGACTTCACCGGCCCGGGGCCGGTGGTGGCCTTCCACCCCGGGGCCGACCACTTCCCTGCCAAGCGCTGGCCCGCCGAGCGGTTCGCCCGGCTGGCCGACGAGCTGGCCGAGCGCTACGGCGCGCGGATCGTCCTGGTGGGCGGGCCGGGCGACGCAGCCCTGGCGGAAGCGGTGGGCCGGCAGGTCCGGCGGGCGGCGGTGCTGAACCTCGCCGGGCGGCTGGCCCTGCTGGAGACCGCGGCGGTACTGGAGCGGGCCGATCTGATGGTGGGCAACGACAGCGGGCCCTTGCACATGGCCGCCGCCGTGGGGACGCCGGTGGTGGCCCTCTTCGGCCCCTCCGAGCCCCGCCACTTCGCGCCCCTGGGTGCCCACCATCGCGTCCTGGTGGGCACGTGCCGGCGCGGTCGCCGGTGCATTCGCTGGCTGAACGGGCCGCTGGCCTATCTGCAAGCGGCGGAGTGCCGCTGCGGGGCCATGGCCACCATCTCCGTGGAGGCGGTGGCGGCGGCGGCCGGGGAGCTGCTTCAGAGCCGGCGGGCTGCCACCGGCGGGGGCGGGCGGGACGCCGGCGCGGGAGGTGCCGGCACAGGGGCTGCCGGCGCCGGCGCAGGCGGGAGACAGGACGGACCGGTCGCTTCCTCCGAGCCGCCGGAGGGCGGTGCCCTGGCTGCGGCGGGAGGCGAGCGATCCGGTTCCGGATGTCACGGCCCGGAACTCCTCCACGACGCCGAACGCCGCGACCCTGAACGCCGCGGTCCGGAACCCCGCGGGCCGGAACGGGACGATCCCGACCTCGCCCCCCGGGTTCTGCCCGGCGCGGTCGTGCCCGGCCCTGAGGCGGGCGATGAAGGAGGAACGGGGCCATGA